A single Microtus ochrogaster isolate Prairie Vole_2 linkage group LG3, MicOch1.0, whole genome shotgun sequence DNA region contains:
- the LOC101994509 gene encoding putative L-type amino acid transporter 1-like protein MLAS, with amino-acid sequence MERSEEQDGNEKPAGPEHDSGAPGLSLKREIGLWSAVSMTAGCMIGSGIFMSPQGVLVYMGSPGASLVVWATCGLLAMLGALCYAELGSLVPESGGDYAYILRTFGSLPAFLVIYMFVLVARPAAITAVSLSFAEYALAPFYPGCSSFPQITVKIVASSCILLLLLINFWSSRVSTVVMNVCTAAKVFSLLLIVVGGAVVLAQGRSRAESLLFAFHNTTQQAGRIGMAFYHGLWSFDGWNNINMVVEELKNPKGKTEIHKRGIILNSYCQHSY; translated from the exons ATGGAGAGAAGCGAGGAGCAAGATGGCAATGAGAAGCCCGCAGGGCCAGAGCATGACAGTGGGGCACCAGGACTGTCACTGaagagggagattggtctgtggAGTGCAGTTTCCATGACTGCTGGCTGTATGATTGGTTCTGGCATCTTCATGTCCCCACAGGGGGTCTTGGTTTACATGGGTAGTCCTGGAGCCAGTCTTGTTGTCTGGGCCACTTGTGGCCTCCTGGCCATGCTGGGTGCCCTGTGCTATGCTGAACTGGGCAGTCTGGTTCCTGAATCTGGGGGAGACTATGCCTACATTTTACGAACCTTCGGCTCTTTGCCTGCCTTCCTGGTTATCTACATGTTTGTCCTGGTGGCCAGACCCGCTGCCATCACGGCCGTCTCTCTGAGTTTTGCTGAATATGCGCTGGCTCCCTTTTACCCAGGCTGCTCCTCATTCCCTCAGATCACGGTCAAGATCGTAGCTTCCTCTTGCATCCTGTTGCTGCTACTGATCAACTTCTGGAGCTCCCGGGTATCCACGGTGGTGATGAACGTGTGCACAGCTGCCAAGGTGTTCTCATTGCTCCTCATTGTAGTGGGTGGGGCTGTGGTGCTGGCCCAGGGCCGCAGTCGTGCAGAATCCTTGCTGTTTGCCTTCCACAACACAACACAGCAGGCAGGGCGCATTGGCATGGCTTTCTACCATGGCCTGTGGTCCTTCGATGGCTGGAATAATATCAACATGGTTGTAGAGGAGCTCAAGAACCCAAAG GGGAAAACTGAAATTCACAAAAGGGGAATTATTCTAAATTCGTACTGCCAGCATTCTTATTGA